DNA from Onthophagus taurus isolate NC chromosome 2, IU_Otau_3.0, whole genome shotgun sequence:
tggatgtttaaacacgttcttagtaTCGAATataaggtccacaatgatgaggacattgaacactgagcactttctcttattttgggaggtgtacatgaaacatttttttcaggtgaatacattttgtgttttgacagtttctaattgtcaattcaaatttctattttcaagtgttacggtgttaccaactgctgcatacctatttccctacattgtcaaaatttattttatttttgttaaaaaaaaggataaaaacgcgaattacaaaaaatagcataaaaaacacgtttcataagacttaaagcactcattcattaaaaaactcgtggcttcgccactcgtttttcaacttgaattcgtgcatttcaagcgtgtcttacgaaacttgttttttaatatactattacaaacttgattaaatttcTCAATTATGTTCCTACATCTCTACAGTAGACAAACCAAGGAATGCGATCCCCTGATagcaaacaaaaatataccttcttattcaaattttgaataaaatggaTTCTAAGTTCATTGTGAGTTATAATAAATGTAACCAAAATGGGCGATGAAtggttttattaatgtttcgGTGCTACAATGTTTCGAGTGAAATCCTCACTCTTCTTCAGGCACGACTGAAGGTGatgtatataaaaagaaaagacaTAAATTATAAGGATAGATGTAAGTGTGTAAAACTAATTTAccgtcaaaaatttttatcgatgTTGAAAATGATTATGTTGTCGACACAAGTAGTGAAGATAGATTAACATTAAACCATGTTTACGCAAcggtttaattataaaagtattCGTTTTCTATTTTGTAAAGAAAACAAGGTTCACTTCTTATTCGATTCTTAACTTgctaaaaaatatatagttattaatttcgagaaaacggttataaaacaaaatggcgaCTTACTTATCCTGTCAAAAGCACGACGAACACGCAAGCGAAAGATCTTTTCATCAACCGATaatgaaatgtaaaaagtTATGTTGCTGTATGAACAACACGTTGTTAACAGCAATTATTGTCAAGGGTGTTAAAAATAGATGGTCAGCAAAATCAACTATCGGTTTAGCGAGTTTTCGAAAGAGCGTTCTACAACTTATAACAATGGCGTACTGacgttaaaataaatgtaaagcGCATGCGTGATTGACATATAATATCGCATTTTTGACACTTAATTTGGTACACGCCACTTCTGCCTTCAATCTTTACTTTGTTCTTGTTGTTAACTAACTgatgttgtattttatttctggAGGTGAAAGCAGGGGTTAGGTCGAATTTAAATAAGTTTCTCTTCATTTTGTATTCTAGTGTAGGGTGGAAAGGTAGTGAGATGAAGTTTTGCGTGTTATTGATCTGTGGAAAAATTAGGTTGTTGATTCTGGATTTGTGGACCATATTATATATTCCTTGTAACTCTTCGATGTTGTATCCATTGTTAATaccaatttttatgattttctttattttagcAGATAGATTGTCTAGGTTAAGGTTAAGGTTAAGGTGTCAAAAATACGATGAGATTTACATAGGACAGACTGGAAGAAATTTATACACACGATTTAAGGAACACACCACAAAAAGCAACTCATCGGTATATAAACATGTTAAAGCTTGCAAACATGAGATCAAATTTGAAGAcgtcaaaattgtcaaaaaccTAAGAAAGTCTCGTGAAGTGGACCTGTACGAagaattattcattaatataaacaataataatcaaatcaaattaatgaaCGACCTGACTGAATTCAATAacagaaaaagattttttatgacatttGTGTAAGCAATCCAATATGTCGTTACTACACCAAATACACaacattatataatttatgtcttttctttttatatatatcACCTTCAGTAGTGCCTGAAGAAGAGTGAGGATTTCACTCGAAACATTGTAGCACcgaaacattaataaaaccaTTCATCGCCCATTTTGGTTAcatttattattcttattcAAAAGTAATCGAAAGAAATACTTCTTGTATTTAGGACTTTCCCTGAACAGAAGAAACTCCGTATAGTTACAACGCAGGGGATGCCCCAGGAACATTTCATACATAATTGAAATCAATTacctataacatttttatcatttatgataaaaaagttatttgaaaaaagCGACACGAACACAGGGGTTGGGTCTAATAGCCCTAAGGGCCCAAAGCCCTTCTCATAACTAAATAACaaactataaaattaaaaacaaaggAGAAAAACAAGGATTTAGTAAATATAAGAAGGTACCcagaagataaattaattaaaaaaatatttgaaaaaatacaataaaaagatGATTTTGGTAGCTCTCACAGACCCAGCCCGTCAACTGGAGGGTTAAAGTTCTGGGGTAAGCATTTTCCAAAAGAATTTCATATATCactgtttttatttcttttctaaatgGTTTATCAGACAATGCAATCTATGTATGCTCTATGTATTAAATTGTTCATTGTGTTTAGGATTTGAGTCTTAGGGCGGTTACTGTAGTAATAATGCAAGGTCTATTACTAGAAGAGGTCTTCTTATTCCAGGTTgtgtaaattttgtttgtttaaattattttactaaaataagaaatacataaagtattaaaaaaaaacatttactttgGCTTAAAATTCTAACCGTCTTCTTTATATTATACACATGTGTATTCTAATACTATCACGATTTCTAGTTTCCCCTTTTTCGTTCCGATCAAATGGCGATCGTTATCTTCATCCAAAAAACCGCGCTCTAATGTATTCCTACAATTAGCGCGAGACAGATGCTTGAAGAAGGTCCTCGGCGTACAAAGGCGCACTGCCTAACCGTCGTCGTCGTGCCGAAGAAGTCCGTTTGAAATGATCGGGACAGGTGAATCGACTCGGGTAAGGAACGCTCGTGTTCGACTTGCCTTGGAGAGTCTGCGGTTCCCTGGCCGGGGACGTACGTTCGTTCGTTGGATCGCTTATGGGGCGCCGACGTCGGCAGGTGCGGCTGCACCTGCTGGAGGAAGAAGACGACGgccaagaagaagaagaaggggGACTACGCACATGTTACACCTGAGTAGCTGATGGTAGCCGTTACACCCCAACGGACAGAAGGTGTCCGCGGCACCGGGGGCCCATACCCGGTACGGCTGACGCTGCCCCAGGACTGATTGCCGCGCACTGATATACGACTGTCGTTCCAGCAGGACCGTACGTCAATAGACAATACACGTTAAATACACAAAACGGAAACGTACGAAATAAAGAACTGGATACTATTGCtactaaaaatattgaattatgTTTATGGATCATAGTTATTGAGAACAGcgagttttttcttttttttcaaatcgtaAGAAAGAATGAAAGAAGTAGTAATTTAAGAAGATTacagttttcttttcttcttgaaATGATCGACCGGAGCCTTTACGGTACCGACACTGTGAATACTTGTCCTGTAACAAACAATACAATTTATGTTCGATCGAGTCATAACCATCCCAGTTAACTCCTCAATTATCGGCGTGCCTTAGCATTTCTCAACgattttatatctatatcGGGGACGGGGCGAGTTGCGAACCGTTAAGTCTGGTCGCCAATAAAGATTTTGACGTTTAGTACCAACTCAATAGGGCACGTTACGGGCGGCGGCGGATCGCGTTCGACCTCGACGGGAACGTTTCGAAATCCGCACGACAGCATCCGCCCGGATTTAATAATTCTATCGACATGTTTAGTGGCCCGGACGGGATAAAAACCGGCAATTTACGGTCCGGATCGTTTCGGAACCGTATCGGCGCCGCGCCACGCCGCCCCAGGCCGCTAGGCCACTTTTATTACGCTACATAAAAACGCGTTATAACGCCGCGGGGACCGATTTTATTTCGGCTTTAAAACGGGGAGCCGACGACGGGCTTCCTCCCTGGGCCCGGACCTGACACGTCGCATATACAACCGTATTTATTCGCGTAATTAAAACGAGGGGAGTAAACGTCGGTGTAACGTACGCTAACTTAGATACCGGACGACGCCGAGAGCCCGTTAACAGCCAAAAGGACGACCGCTGGACATGGAAATTGGATTAAGTCCTTCTGATCACTAACCGAAGACATTGTAAACCAACGGATGAAGCCTTCACATTTATAATAGAGacaaaatgaagaaaagaaaacacaTACATATTATCATCATCACTATAGACTGCGTCATCAAAACTAATATCATTAGTCATGAAAGAATCGTTAACATAAGAAAACTCTAAGGCCCGCTTTTACCACCTTTAGTTAAACTGGTCGTTAGTCTAACTATCGGATAACGTTTATCTATTAGTTAACTGCGAAACGACTTTTACCATTTCGATCTAACTAATGGATATGCTATGTAGTAGTTAACGTGAAAATCTAGGGGAATATTATAATGACTGTTGGTGACACGTGTAAAGGAGGTATTACAGGTTTCTATCTCCTTTGTCCGTCGGTAATGGTCGGTAATTCGTGGGTAATTCTCATAAACCTGTCAGTTCTGTTAGTGGCAATTAACGataacgaaaaaataaaaaccgcaAATCAGGCCGAAAAGCGTATTCGGGGAGCAAATTTTTAACCTGAAGAAATAACACTTTTACTTGACTTGGTGGCGGATCATAAAAATGtcctcgaaaataaaaatagccaCGTTAGTACGTGGAAAATAACGTTTGGGTTTTGCAAACAACAAGGAAAAGCAAAAGTACAATCAAAATACTAACTAACCTACTATGTATTGTGATGAACGTgtattttatatcaaaacacaatttttaaatatacaggatgtatctgaatgactgcaacaaacttcaaggggtgattctttagtgaattttaagggtactttgatatatgaaccatgttCATATATCATGTTCATAttgtgtttgctttattattttttttctcaaaaattagtcgtttttggaaaaattttaaaaagacaaaaaagttttaggatactttcatctacctagataaaatctttttaatatatttatcatctgcataaaaaaatattagcaaaaatgtaaagggggtagttacgtttagtagtttagaagcgtaggttgaaagtacaaatagggtcaaaacgtgccctattatgagttaaacatattccccaaatttcattttcctagttTTCCTAATTTCTTTTCCGTTtatcgtttttgagaaaaaaaaattaaaccaaaattttccgccatttttggaggggtgtagctccttaggggagccgaagtcgcccatggttcatatatcaaagtacccttaaaattcactaaagattcaccccttgaagtttgttgcagtcattcagatacacctgtaCAACAGAATCTTTTGGGAGCAGGTTCAAAcaggttttttttgtttccatgactttttattttttgatattaacgcCACCTCTTCATGCTATCATAAGTGATATTATTGCAATTTCGCcatatttaaaattggaaaatttacAAACGTAGATGACGGAAATTTTACAATTCAACGTTCCATTCTTCTTCTGTTGGTACAGtcagcgttttttttttatcatccaCATTTTGGTTATACTGTCGATACCTCATTCCTACTTGAATTACCCGTCTCATTCTTAGTTCTATCTTCGGAATAATCCTTATAAGTCACCTGATTCATATATACATTTTCTCGTTCTGGGGGATTTCCTCGATTCTGtgatacaaaattaaatttacgtgGTGGTCCTCTGTTTTGATAGTCATTATTTTGGAATCTTGATTGAGAATTTCTATATCCATAATTATCGTGTCCATTTCCATTTCTATTTCGAGAATAATTGTTATCATATCTATTATTACTACCGTAggttttatcattattatcacAGTTCGTATAGTTATTGTAATTGTAGTTTCTTTGATTTTGCTCTGGTTTTTTGTCGTAATTGTAGTTATAGTTTAGTTTTGTATGTCCGTAgtttatattttgataatttaaattcCTTTCTTTTCTTTGGTTTTCCGTAAAATCATCTAATCTTCTTAAAATCTCCATTAATTCATTCATGctggaaatattttgataaacaaGTGCTACGTTATCTGCATTGACAAAATGTTTGATTCAAATTTCTgctattttcttttcttccaGACCCTGTATGTATTTGCTACGGTTGTATACATCACACGCATAAATTTCCCTGGttacttttcaattttcgttatattttccatttaatagttttaatttttgttggtgTTGTTGGTTACTATTCCAAAAGTGTTtcacaaattcatttttaaaatcatccaAGTTGTGGCATTTGTTCGCTACCATTTCGTACCATTCTAAAGCTTGCTCTTCTAAAGTTAGTtgaatcaaattcaaaattaatttaggatCGTCGATATCGGTGGTTAGTCTTATCAAGTTATTTAAGTATGTCATCGTGTATCTTGTCCTTGGTACCCCTAAATTTGGGCCACATTTCCGGTTTTAAATATGATAATGTCGATGTAGAATCTAAATTTATCATATTACTTCTAGTTTTCTTTATAtcttcgattattttaattacagtgtcgtaatttttttgtctataatattatctttattattttaaattttatcggAATACTCATTTATTTGTTGATCTATTGTCGTAATAATTTGAATTGTGTTTTCTTGTCTAATTGTTTCAATCTTTTCGTTAATTTGATACGTTATCTTTCCATCTAGTGCTTTAGTTATACCTTCTatttaattatgaaataaaagtaagttttacgatgatgattgtttattttatttgtttcggTGCGACAATTGTTTCGACCAATATGGTCTTCTTCTTAGGCACGACGTCAAAAGAGATTAGATGTCGAGACGGAGAATTAAAGTTGATTCAGTAATTGGTTTACAAAAACGGTCGCAAAGGGGTTGTGTACATTTTAAGTGATACATTTTCTCGAATCGGAACGTTGTTTACATTAAAGTTtgttaaatgaaatttgaagCGCAAAAGTCAGACTTTGCGCTTCACGGAAAAGTACCGTttcacttttaattattttttcatagttttttctcaatttttgttcttttcatttaacagttcatctttttgttttcttaacttttttgtttctttttacgATGATCCTTGTTTAAAActtataacctcacttttcaaCGTGTTTTCAACTTTCACTTTTCCGTCTCGACATCTAATCTCTTTTGACGTCGTGCCTAAGAAGAAGACCATATTGGTCGAAACAATTGTCGCAccgaaacaaataaaataaacaatcatcatcgtaaaacttacttttatttcattatccACACTACGATGAGACTGGAATCCCAAATCGCtaaattctatttaattatttaattgttgttccaatttttcataattatttcattttcttttttaattatttcgaaGTTTTCTACTATTAATGTtctattttcttcatttagtTTCTTATTTTCGTCTCtcattcttttgttttcatctattattttagttgttatttcatcatttatTCTTCtcaaattttcttcatttatgattttgttctcttcatttaattttctttgattttgttcatttatgattttgttctcttcatttaattttcttagatTTCCTTCATTTATTACTCTATTATTTTCATCTCTTATTTTGTTatcttcatttatttttcGCATCATTTCCATTATATCATTCATATTTATTTGACTTTTCTCTGCTGTCTTCTTCTTATCGCCACTACTCGTATTAGCTATACTCGAAGTTTGATTCGTTTTGTCGGTATCATCTTTTCTACCTTTCGATGACGCTCTAGTTTTTATTTGTCTTTCAGCCATTTTCTTGATTTCTCGCCCCACGTTGGGCGCCAAAATTGTGATGAACGTgtattttatatcaaaacacaatttttaaatatataacagAATTTTTTTGGGAGCAGGTTCAAACAGAAATTCGTTAATTCAAAAATCCGACTTAAcactttttatgtttatttactactattctttttttgtttccataactttttattttttgatattaacgcCACCTCTTCATGCTATCATAAGTGATATTATTacagtatttataaaaaattgatctGCTTTATATGGTGTAGTGTCCAATAAAGCTGTGCTGATACCTATAAtgagttattaaagaaaagattaGAGTTAACAACATTAATGTTAGAAAATGAGAAGGAAAGAGATGGAAgtgataaatttgaaaaaagaagtggagataaaaaagttaagaaaagaaaaagacagttaatctattttttaaatatttgttgacgatatttaaataataataatgtacatatttattgcaaataacgcttttttttattattttttataataataaagtttatttttataagttccgaaaataattgataactACTAATCTTCTATTATTGACTCGAAGCTAATGATTCGCTGATTCCACAAATGTCAGCTACATCCAATAACATGTTGCCTGTGgcaaaaaatcttaaagtaaGCAACAATCTATTTGAAACAGGGATTGcagaatttctaaaaaaaattaattataattcttCTACTGATAAAAACTAGGtgctatacatatataatactTCCTCGTTCGTGGTTTGATATCATTATCAATTTGTGCTAAAATGTGGTGAAAACACACATTCCTTTGATAATcgaaatcttttaataaattcatcagTTTGATGGTCTATTCTGTCTTTTATTACGCGTCCACCCCGAATGGGaaatagataattaattttctccaAGATTTCTTGCTCATCAATTTCAAACCTTTCGAAATCCAAGATTTTTTGTTCTATCGCTGTGTAACACTGTTATAACACGACAATAACACCGTTTTAATCACTATTATGGAGTTTTGAGCGAACGTAAgcgtttattatgattttaggTTAGATTTATGTTACGCCATCTGGTTAAAAATACTTTGAACCAAGTTTATCAATGAGGTAAATATTTAATCCGACCCCCAAACCGATAGTTACGGATAGACCGAAAATAACTATTAGTTAGCGCTATCAACAAGGTAAATATGGTGGTAAAAGCCGATTTTTGCGCTAACCATTACTTAAAGTTAACAACCACTTTAactagaggtggtaaaagtgggcctaaatgAGTTTGTTTTTAGTTAAGGTGGGTTTATGCAACGTGTTTTAGTTTcctatttcctttttatttcttttattcaaattttgtttatgcgcacgttcatttttttgtacaaCGAAAGTATTTTTACAAGTCTTCAGAGACGATTCTCGCTCTCTTTAAAACCAGCTTTGATACGTGCCACACCTGTGAGTTTCGGAAATTTTTGGTGATAgccatttttataaaattttaaaattatttggttGGAAATTTCTATTTTCCTTATTTGGAGGATTTATTACTTGTGTGCGAAATAGTTTGGAAAGTGATTATTTCATTCCTGTTTACGGTTTATCCGGATTTTCTTCgtaccatattttaaaaaccaaatttttatcCTGGTTAAGGCCTCGAAGATCTGAGGTAagacttttcttttaattgaaAGAAATTATTAGTTGGATCCATTGTAACCAGTGactaaataatttgaaagtaataaattttgtacttttactggttaaaaactaaatagaaaatagtttttaaccagtaaaagtacaaaatttattactttcaaattattttcttttaatcctTAATTTACAACTCTTTAACAATCTTTGagttatttaacaaaatttctttttttcctttttcttcccacttctttttcatttctatttcttttcttaattttctttattttcgcttTAGGCCTTTTGTATTGGAGAGCATTTTCTTTGGTTTATTTGCATTTCCTGTTGGGAGGAAacacattattaaattttatattgggAGTCAATTTTTGGAATCCAATACTCCATTTCTTTCATCTATATCCATCCTTTTCTAAGTTCTGGAAGGCGTTGCTAAGGAAGAAGACTTACTGGATTAGGTTCATCACAGTCAAGGTCAGATAAaaacctaaaataaaatttgttttacgaAAAGTAATTGtttgatcatttttttttggttctgaatattaattgttttgttttgttgttagataattttcattagcgaatatttttgatttcggttttattttttttattattacggCTTTATTTTGAGCTCAAATATACGGAGTCGTGCGGGTTCAATTTAgggattttctttttagtttttttgtttttttttccattgttcaattgtttattttgtttttgatttttgcgaaattctaaatttaatttttttgttgtttattttttttttgcttttcgTTCTTTGGGTATTAtcccaaataaatattattgcaACTCAAATCTTCgacttattttttgttgttgtatttgttgttttttcatttGTTTACAACACTCACTTTACCAACTTCACGGCACAGTTCGTGGACAATACGGGAGCAACTGTGTGGCGCCTTAAAGAAATTCTACCCGACCCAATTTCCAACACTTTTcctttacaattttctttacCTTTTACCTTTACATTGGTCCTTTAAGCTTTTCctttacattttattgttgttaaaaaccaaatattagttttaaattacGGTTAACTAGTTACCTTTTGCTTTGAATTAgacaagttttaaattttcaatgttagGGGGTGctgttgattttaaatttgtggCTTGAGCGCGCTTGTTATTTTGAGTAGTAAGAATAGAAACGAGTTTTTTTGGGGAGATTTGGGTAATTTTCCAACGGAAAAGGAGGTCTCGATCTCTTTTGTTAACCAGCGTTTGGGGCGTAAGGATTGGGTAACGAATTAGcgacattttgatttttgggGTCTCGTGTGAGAATTTTGGAAGTCGTTTATCCAGATTTTTCGGGGTTATTGTTGCCCATctagaaattttattattgtggAAGTCATTCGACGAATTGTTAACGGTTTTACCGGATATTATTTGGTCCCGATACTTCACATTTTGCTGGTTTAGAAAACCTCAGTACATCTAGAGGTAGGTTTTTTAATTACCCTTAcgttttttatataacttaaatataaatcctttctactctttttttttctaattttctttaatatgtAGGTTTTAATTACGAGCCTACAAATTCCATCTTCTGAATAATTGTTCGAGTACTAGAGCAAAGGTTTATACAAGGAACAATGCCAACTATCTTTTAATCCTTACCAACGAAGTGCTCCTGGAGGACGTTTGCTGGTTGTTGGTGTGTTTTCAACCCGTGGAAGTAAGATAAGATACTCGGAGAGGAACCAGGAATAAAGGTCAGAGTGATCCAGTTTGTTTTAAGTCTCTggctaatttttttttgttctaaaagaaaaataatttgattattgtgttaaatttaatttaaaagtttcatGTTAATTACCTCTTTGGAGTATAGTCCAAAGTTTTgtaattactttattattgagactctttttttt
Protein-coding regions in this window:
- the LOC139429186 gene encoding GATA zinc finger domain-containing protein 24-like, which produces MNELMEILRRLDDFTENQRKERNLNYQNINYGHTKLNYNYNYDKKPEQNQRNYNYNNYTNCDNNDKTYGSNNRYDNNYSRNRNGNGHDNYGYRNSQSRFQNNDYQNRGPPRKFNFVSQNRGNPPERENVYMNQVTYKDYSEDRTKNETGNSSRNEVSTV
- the LOC139429188 gene encoding uncharacterized protein codes for the protein MAERQIKTRASSKGRKDDTDKTNQTSSIANTSSGDKKKTAEKSQINMNDIMEMMRKINEDNKIRDENNRVINEGNLRKLNEENKIINEQNQRKLNEENKIINEENLRRINDEITTKIIDENKRMRDENKKLNEENRTLIVENFEIIKKENEIIMKNWNNN